The Ochrobactrum sp. BTU1 genome includes a region encoding these proteins:
- a CDS encoding sugar ABC transporter substrate-binding protein: MKLWKRGLLAALSATMVLAVGAFASSAQDADNAGPVAYENALKGKRVVLVPMTMGFDLAQGWNYFIGEEVKAFGGIWETRDPNWSVDAGAQAITDLISSANKPDVLIVQSPDINSYSRLYKRAQNAGIFVIQLDNPSNFASDVFAGSDWKKLGELEAEAVIKGCGPNSSKKIGVIQGDQVNASSLDQWAGVQAVLEKNPEFKIVGQPDSNWDPTTARNAATTLLQQNPDVCGIIDFWDATAQGTAAAIRDAGLKDKVFLVTTGGGEQIDCNLLEDGTFGAIVTSELVRQSHDVVTAIKLLLQGNEKPGDKARYLYTLERARTKGDLTPGVCWSQKAIEAAKT; encoded by the coding sequence ATGAAATTATGGAAGCGTGGTTTACTTGCTGCTCTGTCCGCGACGATGGTGTTGGCTGTGGGAGCTTTCGCAAGCTCCGCGCAGGATGCGGACAATGCCGGACCTGTTGCTTATGAGAATGCGCTTAAGGGCAAGCGCGTTGTGCTTGTACCAATGACAATGGGCTTTGATCTTGCTCAGGGGTGGAACTACTTTATTGGTGAAGAAGTCAAAGCGTTCGGTGGTATCTGGGAGACACGCGATCCGAACTGGAGCGTGGATGCTGGCGCGCAGGCAATTACAGATCTGATTTCTTCAGCGAACAAACCAGATGTGTTGATCGTACAATCACCTGACATCAACTCCTACAGCCGCCTTTATAAACGGGCACAGAATGCAGGCATTTTTGTAATTCAACTGGATAACCCATCGAACTTTGCGTCTGACGTTTTTGCTGGTTCAGACTGGAAGAAGCTTGGAGAACTTGAAGCAGAAGCCGTTATTAAAGGTTGTGGACCAAATTCCAGCAAGAAGATCGGCGTTATACAGGGGGATCAGGTTAATGCATCGAGCCTCGATCAATGGGCAGGTGTGCAGGCCGTCCTTGAAAAGAACCCTGAATTTAAGATCGTTGGTCAGCCAGATTCCAACTGGGATCCGACCACCGCTCGCAATGCAGCCACCACCCTGCTACAGCAAAATCCTGACGTTTGCGGCATTATCGATTTTTGGGACGCTACCGCGCAGGGAACTGCTGCTGCCATTCGTGATGCAGGTCTAAAAGACAAAGTGTTTCTTGTGACCACCGGTGGCGGCGAACAAATCGACTGCAACCTGCTGGAAGATGGTACATTCGGTGCTATTGTAACCAGCGAGCTGGTTCGTCAGTCGCACGATGTTGTAACCGCGATAAAGCTTCTGCTACAGGGCAATGAGAAGCCCGGTGATAAGGCGAGATACCTCTACACACTCGAACGAGCCCGCACGAAAGGTGATCTGACGCCTGGCGTCTGCTGGAGCCAAAAGGCAATCGAAGCGGCGAAGACGTAA
- a CDS encoding DUF924 family protein, with translation MPEKRSLRDQELLLDVVSFWKQAGSQGRWFDKDKNFDRSFRERFLNLHMKVAERQYDSWMKTPEGGLALLILTDQFPRNAFRGTGHMYATDPLARHYARFAKAAGHMEHITGDLRLFFCLPFAHSEEMADQDISVALNGRLGEPWLSHAEGHRNIIQRFGRFPHRNSILGRETTPDEAEFLTSGGFQG, from the coding sequence ATGCCTGAAAAACGAAGCCTCAGGGATCAAGAGCTGCTTTTGGATGTTGTCAGCTTCTGGAAGCAGGCCGGTTCTCAGGGAAGATGGTTCGACAAGGACAAGAACTTCGATCGCAGCTTTCGTGAACGTTTTCTCAACCTCCATATGAAAGTTGCCGAAAGACAGTATGACAGCTGGATGAAAACGCCTGAAGGTGGACTGGCACTCCTCATCCTAACTGACCAGTTCCCACGCAACGCATTTCGTGGCACCGGGCATATGTATGCAACGGATCCGCTTGCTCGTCACTATGCCCGGTTCGCTAAGGCGGCGGGGCACATGGAGCACATTACGGGAGATCTGCGCCTGTTTTTCTGTCTTCCGTTCGCTCATTCGGAGGAAATGGCCGACCAGGACATCTCAGTGGCTCTCAACGGCAGGCTGGGAGAACCCTGGCTGTCGCATGCGGAGGGCCACCGGAACATCATACAGCGGTTCGGTCGTTTTCCGCACCGAAACTCCATACTTGGACGAGAGACCACGCCAGATGAAGCGGAATTTCTCACGAGTGGCGGCTTTCAGGGATAG
- a CDS encoding SMP-30/gluconolactonase/LRE family protein, producing the protein MKMREALARFRYNRIPDHLAGEILVKNWADNLVPFVFLIAVVGIFGVLVPGFFTAGSLLDTSRQLGEFLIVVIGLTVVIIGGGIDLSVGSIFALAAFAALAIIYIGEGPVWLAFIAAIGVGALFGAFNGFLIGYLRLRAFLTTLVTLIIGRSIYDILIIHYGKQIQSSAVYSDSFDWMGMGTLWGLPVSALIALLFTAFAHLIITRSRIGWHISAVGGARRSAFNIGIPVRRTVFLTYVVCGGACGIAGYLFAARLSGAGPGTGLGLELLALTAAVVGGNSLGGGRGSIAKGFMGAVAVLLINNGLIRIGAGTGTNQMILGLLLALAIVFDVRWLKNRHKVVSEVYVAPVHHRMQSAVSAIPGSGTPYALNNSLASAEAIGIGEVEGPEDVVLDRDDNLYAGTRHGEIVRYFAPDYKRSEIFAHIGGFPLGLAIDRDGSIKSCVGAMGLYSVAQNGVVSELSTETGRSLFSVIDDARLRDPNDCDIDRHGRVWFTDSTTRYDAHDWALDSIESRPTGRLLVFDPKTGKTRTVLKNLRYANGVCIAHDGESLFLAESWACSVHRYWIEGPKAGTLETVIRDMPGYPDNINRASDGTYWMAWLGMRTPSFDLALRNPAMRKRMTRRLPQDDWLFPNINTGGVVKFDETGAVVATLGDIGGASHPMVTSMREHKGFLYIGGILNNRIGRIRIDGADPDWTGWNSYWNGAK; encoded by the coding sequence ATGAAAATGAGAGAAGCGCTAGCGCGGTTTCGCTACAACAGGATACCGGACCATCTCGCCGGAGAAATTCTCGTTAAGAACTGGGCCGATAATCTGGTTCCGTTTGTCTTTCTTATCGCGGTGGTTGGAATTTTCGGTGTGCTTGTTCCAGGCTTCTTTACCGCGGGCAGTCTCCTTGATACATCACGGCAACTGGGAGAGTTTCTGATTGTCGTTATCGGTCTAACGGTGGTTATCATCGGAGGCGGGATCGATCTGTCGGTAGGGTCTATTTTCGCTCTAGCAGCTTTTGCCGCACTCGCCATCATCTACATTGGGGAGGGGCCTGTCTGGCTTGCATTTATCGCCGCGATCGGAGTGGGGGCATTGTTTGGTGCGTTCAATGGTTTCCTCATTGGTTATCTTCGTCTGCGCGCATTTCTCACAACCCTTGTTACGCTCATCATCGGTCGTTCGATTTATGATATTCTGATCATTCACTACGGTAAACAGATCCAAAGCTCTGCAGTCTATTCTGATAGCTTTGACTGGATGGGTATGGGTACCCTATGGGGCCTTCCTGTGAGTGCGCTGATCGCTCTGCTTTTTACGGCGTTCGCACATCTGATCATTACCCGATCGCGCATTGGCTGGCACATCAGTGCAGTTGGCGGCGCTCGACGTTCTGCATTCAATATCGGCATTCCAGTGCGGCGTACAGTTTTCCTGACCTATGTTGTTTGCGGAGGTGCGTGTGGCATAGCCGGTTATCTGTTTGCTGCAAGGCTGTCTGGAGCCGGGCCAGGAACGGGGCTTGGGTTGGAATTGCTGGCATTGACAGCTGCTGTTGTGGGCGGAAACAGTCTTGGTGGTGGACGTGGTTCCATTGCAAAGGGCTTTATGGGTGCTGTTGCCGTTCTGCTCATCAACAACGGATTAATACGCATCGGGGCGGGAACGGGTACCAATCAGATGATACTGGGATTGTTGCTGGCTCTTGCGATCGTTTTCGACGTTCGATGGCTCAAGAACCGCCACAAGGTCGTGTCTGAGGTTTATGTGGCACCTGTGCACCATCGGATGCAATCGGCCGTGTCGGCGATTCCCGGATCGGGCACGCCATACGCGCTTAACAATTCACTGGCGAGTGCTGAAGCGATCGGTATTGGTGAAGTCGAGGGTCCGGAAGATGTAGTTCTGGATCGGGACGATAATCTTTATGCGGGCACCCGACATGGTGAAATCGTGCGTTATTTTGCACCTGATTATAAGCGATCTGAGATATTTGCTCATATTGGCGGCTTTCCGCTGGGGTTGGCCATCGACCGTGACGGATCGATAAAGTCGTGCGTGGGTGCTATGGGTTTGTACTCTGTTGCACAGAATGGGGTGGTCAGTGAATTATCAACGGAGACTGGCCGCTCCCTTTTTTCCGTTATTGACGATGCGCGTCTGCGTGATCCGAATGATTGCGACATAGATCGTCATGGTCGGGTCTGGTTTACGGATTCAACGACGCGTTATGATGCGCACGACTGGGCTCTGGATTCAATTGAGAGCCGACCCACCGGACGTTTGTTGGTTTTTGATCCAAAGACCGGCAAAACACGGACAGTCCTTAAAAACCTCCGCTATGCCAATGGCGTTTGCATAGCCCATGACGGCGAGTCGCTATTCCTGGCGGAATCGTGGGCGTGCTCGGTTCATCGCTACTGGATTGAGGGACCAAAGGCGGGCACCCTCGAAACAGTTATCCGCGACATGCCGGGCTATCCAGATAATATCAATCGTGCCTCCGATGGCACTTACTGGATGGCGTGGCTGGGTATGCGCACACCAAGTTTCGATCTTGCGTTGCGCAATCCCGCGATGCGCAAACGCATGACGCGGCGTCTTCCGCAGGATGATTGGCTGTTTCCCAATATCAACACGGGTGGTGTTGTGAAATTTGATGAAACTGGCGCTGTTGTTGCAACACTTGGCGATATTGGCGGTGCAAGCCACCCAATGGTGACATCCATGCGTGAGCACAAAGGCTTTCTCTATATTGGCGGTATCCTCAATAACCGGATTGGTCGCATCCGGATTGACGGAGCTGATCCTGACTGGACAGGCTGGAACTCTTATTGGAACGGTGCAAAATGA
- a CDS encoding ATP-binding cassette domain-containing protein: protein MADAERRLDTYPHEFSGGQRQRIAIARALASRPRFIICDEPTSALDVSVQAQVLDLMTSLQIEFNLTFLLVSHNLAVVRQMAGRVGILRHGVL, encoded by the coding sequence ATTGCGGATGCCGAACGAAGGCTTGATACTTATCCGCACGAGTTTTCCGGCGGACAAAGACAACGCATTGCCATCGCAAGAGCACTTGCCAGCCGTCCACGTTTCATCATTTGCGATGAACCGACATCAGCACTCGACGTCTCGGTTCAGGCCCAGGTTCTGGATTTGATGACCTCGCTGCAGATTGAATTTAATCTTACTTTTCTGCTAGTAAGCCACAATTTAGCAGTTGTGAGGCAGATGGCAGGTCGTGTTGGCATTTTGCGCCATGGTGTTCTGTAG
- a CDS encoding monovalent cation:proton antiporter-2 (CPA2) family protein: MAAETVTQAAQAAHHGGVDLFAVVVLLAAAVVAVPLFRRAGLGSVLGYLAAGLAIGPFGLGFFHDAQSIIHVAELGVVLFLFIIGLEMQPSRLWAMRGEIFGLGLLQVGVAIAALAWVGIALGYPTSASFVAGTGFVLTSTAIVMQMLQERGEMGLPKARRIIAILLLEDLAIVPLLALVAFLAPGGAEATVGDRLMGVAIGLAAIAALVLAGRYLLDPMFRLLARFGAREVMTAAALLVVLGSAVLMQAGGLSMAMGAFLAGVLLSESSFRHQLEADVEPFRGLLLGLFFLGVGMALDLNIIAANWTVIAISVPAFMILKMTVIYGVARLLKADNREAIERTVLMAQGGEFAFVLYATATQFGILTAEWNANLTAIIIISMVLTPLMIILHDRLLPKTAQSMEGVEVANELSGNVLLIGFGRFGQIVSQPLLARGHSISIIETSTEAIRNAEDFGFKVYYGDGARLDILHAAGAEHAKAIVIAVNDAKAANAIAELARHEFPLVPVLARSVDREHAIELLHAGVNYQVRETLESALLLGERVLVVLGDEPEMAMELMADIRKRDTERLEIEMVGGIYAGRDLIHGNVKGNRSSSETSS, encoded by the coding sequence ATGGCCGCTGAAACTGTTACCCAGGCCGCACAAGCGGCTCATCATGGCGGCGTTGATCTGTTCGCCGTCGTTGTTCTTCTTGCAGCCGCAGTAGTTGCCGTACCGCTGTTCCGCCGGGCGGGGCTCGGCTCAGTCCTCGGTTACTTGGCAGCTGGTCTTGCAATCGGCCCGTTCGGTCTCGGCTTCTTCCATGATGCACAATCCATCATTCATGTTGCTGAACTGGGCGTTGTGTTGTTCCTGTTCATCATCGGCCTTGAAATGCAACCATCACGCCTATGGGCGATGCGCGGGGAGATTTTCGGCCTCGGCCTATTGCAGGTGGGCGTCGCCATCGCCGCACTTGCATGGGTCGGTATTGCGCTTGGCTATCCGACATCAGCGAGTTTCGTTGCTGGTACTGGATTCGTGCTGACCTCGACAGCCATTGTGATGCAAATGTTGCAAGAGCGCGGCGAGATGGGATTGCCCAAGGCAAGACGCATCATTGCAATCCTTCTACTGGAGGATCTGGCCATCGTGCCGCTGCTCGCGCTAGTAGCGTTTCTCGCGCCGGGAGGGGCCGAGGCGACGGTTGGCGACCGTCTGATGGGTGTTGCTATCGGTCTTGCTGCCATCGCGGCACTCGTATTGGCAGGCCGTTATCTGCTCGATCCGATGTTTCGCCTGCTCGCCCGCTTCGGTGCACGCGAGGTGATGACGGCGGCCGCTCTACTGGTCGTGCTGGGATCTGCCGTGCTCATGCAGGCGGGGGGGCTCTCCATGGCGATGGGCGCGTTCCTTGCCGGCGTGCTCTTGTCGGAGTCTTCCTTTCGCCATCAGCTCGAGGCCGATGTCGAACCATTCCGGGGATTACTTCTAGGGCTGTTCTTCCTTGGCGTGGGAATGGCGCTTGACCTCAACATCATCGCAGCGAATTGGACCGTGATAGCGATTTCGGTTCCCGCTTTCATGATCCTCAAGATGACGGTCATCTATGGGGTTGCCAGATTACTCAAAGCCGATAATCGTGAAGCCATCGAGCGCACGGTTTTGATGGCTCAAGGCGGCGAATTCGCCTTCGTACTTTATGCGACCGCCACGCAATTCGGCATCCTGACGGCCGAGTGGAATGCCAACCTGACGGCGATTATCATTATCTCAATGGTGCTGACGCCATTGATGATTATCCTCCATGATCGGCTGTTACCAAAAACAGCACAGTCAATGGAGGGAGTTGAAGTCGCCAACGAGCTGTCGGGCAACGTTCTGCTCATTGGCTTCGGTCGCTTTGGACAAATCGTCAGTCAGCCACTATTGGCGCGGGGGCATTCGATTTCAATCATCGAGACGAGTACCGAGGCGATCCGGAACGCTGAGGATTTTGGCTTCAAAGTCTATTATGGTGATGGTGCGCGCCTCGACATCCTTCATGCCGCCGGTGCAGAGCATGCGAAGGCGATCGTCATCGCTGTCAACGACGCAAAGGCCGCCAACGCGATTGCTGAGCTTGCCCGACACGAGTTTCCACTCGTGCCAGTCTTGGCACGCTCTGTTGATCGCGAGCATGCCATTGAGTTGCTTCACGCAGGGGTTAACTACCAGGTTCGCGAAACACTCGAATCCGCACTCCTTCTTGGGGAACGAGTGCTGGTTGTTCTTGGTGACGAGCCGGAAATGGCGATGGAACTGATGGCTGATATCCGTAAGCGCGACACCGAGCGTTTAGAGATTGAGATGGTCGGGGGAATTTATGCAGGCCGCGACTTGATTCATGGAAATGTTAAAGGCAACCGCAGTAGCTCGGAGACATCATCATGA
- a CDS encoding DUF1852 domain-containing protein: protein MSQTAIPVAASGEPYVNRQPITRRDDFTFHLNFHRFDENYLPSTNTRVTTNFANLARGRNRQENLSNALRMIDNRFNALAHWDNTDGNRYRVELEIISVEMNIDAEGNSDAFPLIEILKANIVDQKTGEQIEGIVGNNFSSYVRDYDFSVVLPEYNKGRSTFSIPDDFGDLHGKLFKCFLKSNAYKEHFRKPPVICLSASSSKTYHRTGNYHPVLGVEYRQNELSLTDQYFKKMGLQVRFFMPPNSVAPFAFYFVGNLLDDYTNLELIGTISTMETFQKIYRPEIYNANSVAGACFRPSLKHEDYSLTRVVYDREERSRLAVKQGIFAQEQFMTPYKTVLEQWSANYTL, encoded by the coding sequence ATGTCTCAAACCGCAATTCCGGTCGCCGCGAGCGGCGAGCCATATGTTAATCGTCAACCGATCACGAGGCGTGACGATTTCACGTTTCATCTAAATTTCCATCGTTTTGATGAGAACTATCTGCCCTCAACCAACACGCGTGTAACGACCAACTTTGCAAATTTAGCCAGGGGGAGGAACCGCCAGGAGAACCTTAGTAACGCGCTGAGAATGATTGATAATCGGTTCAACGCTCTGGCGCATTGGGATAATACCGATGGCAATCGCTATAGGGTTGAACTCGAAATCATCTCGGTCGAGATGAATATTGATGCGGAAGGCAACTCGGATGCTTTCCCACTGATAGAGATATTGAAAGCCAATATCGTTGATCAAAAGACTGGCGAACAGATCGAAGGCATTGTTGGAAACAACTTCTCTTCTTATGTTCGAGATTACGACTTTAGCGTCGTTCTGCCCGAATATAACAAGGGGCGCTCCACGTTCAGCATTCCAGATGACTTCGGCGACCTGCATGGAAAGCTATTCAAATGTTTTCTAAAGTCGAATGCGTATAAAGAGCATTTTCGCAAGCCACCAGTCATCTGCTTAAGCGCTTCTAGCAGTAAGACATATCACCGGACTGGTAACTATCATCCGGTGCTGGGTGTAGAGTATCGGCAAAACGAATTATCTTTGACTGATCAATATTTTAAAAAAATGGGGTTGCAGGTCCGCTTCTTCATGCCGCCAAACAGTGTTGCGCCATTCGCTTTCTATTTTGTTGGCAACCTCCTTGATGACTATACCAATCTTGAGCTTATCGGAACAATCAGCACGATGGAGACTTTTCAAAAGATCTATCGGCCCGAGATTTACAATGCCAATTCGGTAGCTGGGGCTTGCTTTCGGCCAAGCCTTAAACACGAGGACTACTCACTGACACGTGTTGTCTATGATCGCGAAGAGCGAAGCCGATTGGCTGTTAAGCAGGGCATATTCGCTCAGGAACAATTCATGACGCCGTATAAGACCGTACTTGAGCAATGGTCTGCCAATTACACGCTTTGA
- a CDS encoding carboxymuconolactone decarboxylase family protein codes for MTTVKLWTDSDAEKSPRVKAVFDDIRAVRGSDFVNNFWRGLANDPLTLERTWQSLKEVMIAPSALDPLTKELIYVAVSVASGCNYCIHSHTAAARAKGMTDAQYGDLLAVIGMASETNRIVTALSIPVDPEFDVTS; via the coding sequence ATGACGACGGTGAAGCTCTGGACTGACAGTGATGCTGAGAAATCACCACGCGTTAAAGCCGTATTCGACGATATCAGGGCAGTTCGAGGATCAGACTTCGTAAATAACTTCTGGCGGGGTCTGGCGAACGATCCTCTCACCCTCGAACGGACGTGGCAAAGTTTGAAAGAAGTAATGATTGCGCCGTCAGCGCTGGATCCCCTCACAAAAGAACTGATCTATGTTGCTGTGTCTGTTGCAAGCGGTTGTAATTACTGCATTCATTCCCACACGGCTGCTGCGCGCGCCAAGGGAATGACTGACGCGCAGTATGGTGATCTGCTTGCCGTTATAGGAATGGCATCGGAGACCAATCGGATTGTCACAGCCTTGTCTATTCCTGTTGATCCAGAATTTGATGTGACTAGCTGA
- a CDS encoding nuclear transport factor 2 family protein, with protein sequence MKWLLGLAPTLEENALMRVLLVIAGGILLLCVFLLLGKISGGELFILVWLAIALLNMWIGVTRSGNTVTRELSILFVVFAVPATLSAIAIWQLVEIAPLNLPANQQGRATMSIILPPALQSGANAINAGDEDAFVAAFSPVGIVNDWGRILTGADGVRSWARSDAIGANARMTILEAVTTENTTHIVFDWQSRVFNGRSEAYVTIVDGLITEFRIPAK encoded by the coding sequence ATGAAGTGGCTTCTCGGTCTCGCACCGACCTTAGAGGAGAACGCCCTAATGCGGGTACTACTCGTCATAGCAGGCGGAATCCTGCTGCTCTGCGTGTTTTTGCTCCTAGGCAAAATCTCAGGCGGAGAGCTTTTTATTCTAGTTTGGCTTGCTATCGCTCTGTTGAATATGTGGATTGGCGTTACCCGGTCGGGCAATACAGTGACGCGAGAATTATCGATTCTTTTCGTCGTCTTTGCGGTGCCTGCGACCCTGTCGGCGATAGCGATATGGCAACTCGTGGAAATCGCCCCGCTGAATTTACCTGCTAACCAACAAGGAAGAGCAACCATGTCGATCATTCTCCCACCAGCCCTTCAATCTGGTGCCAATGCGATAAATGCAGGTGACGAAGATGCGTTTGTTGCTGCTTTTTCTCCCGTCGGCATCGTCAATGACTGGGGTCGCATCCTCACTGGAGCCGACGGAGTGCGGTCGTGGGCACGTTCAGACGCCATCGGTGCTAATGCCCGAATGACGATTCTCGAAGCGGTTACTACTGAAAATACCACCCATATTGTGTTCGATTGGCAGAGCCGCGTCTTCAATGGCCGCAGCGAAGCTTATGTGACGATCGTGGACGGGCTGATCACGGAATTCCGCATCCCTGCAAAATAG
- a CDS encoding MobA/MobL family protein: MPRPSIAPVWTQDRSAPWNALEAAETLRKSQATRELRLALPNGLLSHEQRVEPVRGFCHRAFVDAGMVTDIA; the protein is encoded by the coding sequence ATGCCTAGACCATCCATAGCTCCGGTCTGGACACAAGACCGATCGGCGCCATGGAATGCGTTAGAAGCGGCCGAGACACTCAGGAAATCTCAGGCTACCCGTGAACTACGGCTGGCGCTGCCGAATGGGTTGTTGTCTCACGAGCAACGCGTCGAGCCGGTGCGCGGGTTCTGTCATCGGGCATTTGTTGATGCCGGGATGGTGACGGATATTGCGTAG
- a CDS encoding sugar ABC transporter ATP-binding protein, whose amino-acid sequence MTVLLETKAITKSYHGNVAVNAVDFDLHSSEVHALIGENGAGKSTLSKLIAGVVEPSSGKLILDAKEVQFSGPADALRNGIAMVFQETSLVPSMTVAQNLYLGDEKAFNRLRGITIAAQQFLQSLNFTVDPTANVSTLGAAKRQMVEIARAVRLNARIIIFDEPTATLTPEERKHFFALIRRLKKRGVTIVFISHALEEALLISDRITVMRDGQKVITDKTVHLNQAKIVQAMIGRKPVEGSQLRRAIRTGGRRILSVEDVSMGAMVRNTSFSVFEGQTTGIFGLVGSGRTETAKIIAGVFKRNFLRGGTIEYRGQPVRYTTPRDAVRDGIVYVTEDRKVDGFFETMSIAENLYAGLLAAGLERLPVVSYKEMKVLADTWRGKLAIRSIDSKAQVIELSGGNQQKVVISKALVQKPKLIIFDEPTRGVDVGAIAEIHSLIEGLADQGLAVIVISSYLPEILALSDRILVCRQGRIVEEFSPLAVTEKDIMFAAVH is encoded by the coding sequence ATGACAGTTTTGCTGGAAACCAAAGCGATCACGAAGTCATATCACGGCAATGTGGCCGTTAATGCAGTTGATTTCGACCTTCACTCGAGTGAAGTGCATGCGCTAATTGGAGAAAATGGAGCCGGAAAATCGACGCTGAGCAAATTGATTGCCGGTGTAGTTGAGCCGAGTTCGGGCAAGCTTATCCTGGACGCAAAGGAAGTGCAGTTTTCAGGCCCTGCCGATGCTTTGCGAAATGGTATCGCAATGGTGTTTCAGGAAACGAGCCTTGTACCCTCGATGACTGTTGCCCAGAACCTCTATCTCGGTGATGAGAAGGCATTCAATCGTTTGCGCGGTATTACTATTGCGGCACAACAATTCCTTCAATCGCTAAATTTTACAGTTGATCCCACTGCCAATGTTTCAACGCTTGGTGCTGCAAAACGTCAGATGGTAGAGATTGCGCGCGCAGTGCGGTTGAATGCCAGGATCATCATTTTTGATGAACCAACCGCCACTCTGACACCCGAAGAGCGCAAACATTTCTTCGCGCTTATCAGACGATTAAAAAAACGCGGGGTGACTATTGTCTTCATCAGCCACGCCCTGGAGGAAGCACTGCTCATCTCGGACCGCATCACTGTCATGCGTGACGGTCAGAAAGTGATCACGGACAAGACGGTCCATCTGAACCAGGCAAAGATCGTTCAGGCAATGATCGGTCGCAAACCTGTCGAGGGTTCTCAGCTACGCAGGGCAATTCGCACTGGTGGTCGGCGAATTCTTTCGGTAGAAGATGTGTCTATGGGGGCGATGGTTCGCAATACATCCTTCTCAGTATTCGAGGGACAGACGACTGGCATTTTCGGGCTTGTTGGTTCTGGCAGAACAGAAACGGCGAAGATCATTGCCGGAGTTTTCAAACGCAATTTTCTGCGTGGCGGAACCATCGAGTACCGCGGACAGCCGGTGCGTTACACAACGCCGCGTGATGCCGTGCGGGACGGGATCGTTTATGTCACCGAAGACCGCAAAGTCGATGGCTTCTTTGAAACCATGTCAATCGCTGAAAATCTCTATGCGGGACTTCTGGCTGCTGGTTTAGAGCGACTGCCTGTTGTGAGCTACAAGGAAATGAAGGTGCTCGCTGATACTTGGAGAGGTAAGCTCGCCATCAGGAGTATTGATTCAAAAGCTCAGGTTATTGAACTTTCGGGCGGCAATCAGCAGAAGGTTGTCATCAGCAAAGCGCTTGTGCAGAAGCCCAAACTCATTATCTTTGATGAGCCGACACGGGGCGTTGATGTGGGAGCTATTGCGGAGATCCACAGCCTGATCGAAGGTCTTGCAGATCAGGGGCTGGCTGTTATAGTTATCTCATCGTATCTGCCAGAAATTTTGGCCCTTTCTGATCGCATTCTGGTTTGTCGCCAGGGGCGAATTGTTGAAGAATTTTCACCACTTGCGGTCACTGAGAAAGACATTATGTTTGCTGCGGTGCACTGA
- a CDS encoding ABC transporter permease, translating to MSWSSGISKSVSQEKIVLILAVALFAGFALSLEGFRTTGNLIAIIRSISVLGILAIGMGLVVIGRGIDLSMVAVMVIATALQLELLHYGWSLLAASSIVFLVVVAIGLVNGFLVAYASVPALFATLATSAFGFGFVRSQILTQDVIAIPQDALMLLSLGQARLVGLPLDVLLFLGLLITGWLFLRYTKPGRFLYLMGDNYEAARTMGIGVRPLTLLKYVISALLAWVAGVATAVSLQSMNTRIVNSTLLYDVILVVVIGGIGLSGGKGGMRNVLVGALLIGILLNGMTILDLPNIYQNLIKATILLTAIILDGRLNPRDEQTSQQGDI from the coding sequence TTGTCGTGGTCATCTGGCATTTCAAAATCTGTTAGTCAGGAAAAAATTGTTCTGATCTTGGCTGTAGCATTGTTTGCTGGCTTTGCCTTGAGCCTTGAAGGTTTCAGGACAACGGGAAATCTTATAGCAATTATACGCAGTATTTCAGTGCTGGGCATTCTCGCTATTGGCATGGGGCTGGTGGTTATCGGTCGTGGTATCGATTTATCCATGGTTGCTGTGATGGTGATAGCGACGGCGCTTCAACTTGAATTGTTACATTATGGTTGGAGTCTGCTAGCCGCAAGTTCGATAGTGTTTCTGGTCGTAGTAGCTATCGGTTTGGTCAATGGGTTTCTGGTTGCCTATGCTAGTGTCCCGGCGCTTTTTGCGACGCTCGCCACAAGCGCATTTGGCTTTGGTTTCGTTCGTTCACAGATATTGACGCAAGATGTGATTGCCATACCGCAGGATGCGTTGATGCTTCTCTCACTTGGACAGGCTCGGCTGGTGGGGCTTCCGCTTGATGTGCTACTTTTTCTTGGTCTGCTGATCACAGGCTGGCTTTTTCTCCGATATACAAAACCGGGACGGTTCCTCTACCTCATGGGCGATAACTATGAGGCCGCGCGAACCATGGGCATTGGCGTGCGACCGCTCACTCTTCTGAAATACGTCATTAGTGCTCTACTGGCGTGGGTGGCAGGAGTTGCCACAGCTGTCAGCTTACAAAGCATGAATACCCGCATCGTGAATTCAACGCTGCTCTATGATGTCATTTTGGTCGTGGTGATTGGCGGCATTGGCCTTTCGGGAGGGAAAGGCGGGATGCGCAACGTTCTGGTCGGTGCTCTGTTGATTGGCATTCTTCTCAACGGTATGACTATCCTCGACCTCCCCAATATCTATCAGAATTTGATCAAAGCAACAATTTTGCTGACTGCAATCATTCTCGATGGACGTCTCAACCCACGCGATGAACAGACCAGCCAGCAAGGCGACATCTGA